In Gigantopelta aegis isolate Gae_Host chromosome 6, Gae_host_genome, whole genome shotgun sequence, the following are encoded in one genomic region:
- the LOC121374617 gene encoding uncharacterized transmembrane protein DDB_G0289901-like yields the protein MRKFEEIQKEELRRNTEEPSSVRNEAGYACINTATNRTFNASSKHDTVCTGKRNYEGKGNNPGSHNSQARNTGGTSGYKMQTGGSSYNTQGTSGYNAQGTGGIGGTGNTGGTGNTGYNTQNTGNTGGYRMQNTGNTGGYNTQNTGNTGGYNTQNTGNTGGYNTQNTGNTGGTGNTGYNTQNTGNTGGYSMQNTGNTGRYNTQNTGNTGGYNTQNTGNTGGYNTRRNSGHSNQGSGGSGYSTNQGSGHNTNRGGGGHSNTQGGSGYGNQGGSGYNTQRGGSGYNTHGGGGSGYNNQRTGYGSNTGGSGYPSQGSSGGYPSHGSSSGYPSHGSSSGYPSHGSSSGYPSHGGNSGYSSQGGYPQHGGNSGYNSGYPSQGGNSGYPSHGSNTGYNTQRHGGGYQSTNQGHSHNSNPYNKRSGHRFCPNQTVYEDIYRWSAIATGYPELGHVKDTCNKTSALLQSYFSANPLNQGRCWFLQLMQEPVYIVTCQHRFCRLCRQNYDKTFETRCIRSHRYAGVWAYCENNVAGARIVYDRIIVPDNCLCQAVYCYPDWRY from the exons ATGAGAAAGTTTGAGGAAATACAGAAAGAGGAATTAAGGAGGAACACCGAAGAGCCAAGCAGTGTGAGAAATGAAGCAGGGTATGCCTGTATAAATACAGCCACCAACAGAACGTTTAATGCATCTTCAAAACACGATACGGTGTGCACAGGAAAACGCAACTATGAAG GCAAGGGTAACAACCCAGGTAGCCATAACAGCCAGGCAAGGAACACTGGGGGAACTAGTGGTTACAAAATGCAGACTGGAGGAAGCAGTTATAATACTCAAGGAACCAGTGGTTACAATGCGCAAGGAACTGGAGGCATTGGAGGCACTGGAAACACTGGAGGCACTGGAAACACTGGTTACAACACGCAGAACACTGGAAACACTGGTGGTTACAGAATGCAGAACACTGGAAACACTGGTGGTTACAACACGCAGAACACTGGAAACACTGGTGGTTACAACACGCAGAACACTGGAAACACTGGTGGTTACAACACGCAGAACACTGGAAACACTGGAGGCACTGGAAACACTGGTTACAACACGCAGAACACTGGAAACACTGGTGGTTACAGCATGCAGAACACTGGAAACACTGGTCGTTACAACACTCAGAACACCGGAAACACTGGTGGTTACAACACTCAGAACACTGGAAACACCGGTGGTTACAACACGCGACGAAACAGCGGCCACAGTAATCAGGGAAGTGGAGGTTCTGGTTACAGCACCAATCAAGGCTCTGGCCACAACACTAACCGAGGTGGCGGCGGTCACAGCAACACACAGGGAGGCAGTGGGTACGGCAATCAAGGCGGAAGTGGCTACAACACTCAGCGAGGAGGCAGCGGGTACAATACCCACGGAGGCGGAGGCAGTGGTTACAACAACCAGAGAACTGGTTACGGCTCGAACACTGGGGGAAGCGGCTACCCATCCCAAGGAAGCAGCGGCGGCTACCCATCTCACGGAAGCAGCAGCGGCTATCCATCTCACGGAAGTAGCAGTGGCTACCCATCTCACGGAAGCAGCAGTGGCTATCCATCACATGGCGGAAACAGTGGCTACTCGTCGCAGGGCGGATACCCACAACATGGTGGTAATAGTGGCTACAACAGTGGATACCCATCACAAGGTGGAAACAGTGGATACCCGTCACATGGTAGCAACACTGGCTACAACACACAACGACATGGAGGTGGTTACCAGTCTACTAACCAAGGCCACTCTCACAACTCAAATCCCTACAACAAACGCAGTGGACACCGGTTCTGTCCCAACCAAACAGTGTATGAGGACATTTACAGATGGAGCGCTATCGCAACCGGATACCCAGA GCTGGGACACGTGAAGGACACGTGTAACAAAACGTCTGCTCTCCTACAGAGCTACTTCAGCGCCAACCCGTTAAACCAAGGAAGATGCTGGTTCCTTCAGCTCATGCAGGAGCCCGTTTACATCGTCACGTGCCA GCATCGCTTCTGTCGTCTTTGCCGTCAAAACTACGACAAAACATTTGAAACTCGGTGCATCCGGTCACACAGATACGCCGGGGTGTGGGCCTACTGCGAAAACAACGTTGCCGGCGCTAGAATAGTCTACGACCGCATCATCGTACCCGACAACTGCCTTTGCCAGGCCGTCTACTGCTACCCGGACTGGCGCTACTAA